The Bacteroidota bacterium genome has a window encoding:
- a CDS encoding histidine kinase — protein sequence MKINSPAGKNIYILLHILAWAILFLLPLYIFIADPTHDINFFIRNYIHAIEYLLIFYLNYFWLVPKLLFKSKQKLYFIAASLLIILIYLIFQPVDDHLVPHDFNFEKEMNALAIKYRIPRPSFKWHIYNYFITSMLVTGFSMGLKMSNKLIQNEKEKKELEKERLNSELAFLKNQISPHFFFNTLNNIYSLIQINTDDAQKAVSRLSKLMRYLLYESESGNTTLSREIEFMRNYINLMELRLTNKVKFTVSFPQDFSDVEIPPLLFIPFLENAFKHGISYRDSSFIDISMKIDSNQLTFNCSNSIYGKTQNEIENQEGIGLENVRKRLNLLFPDRHHLSILQEENIFSVLLTIQLNK from the coding sequence ATGAAAATAAATTCACCGGCAGGAAAAAATATTTATATCCTACTTCATATTCTGGCTTGGGCCATCTTATTTCTGTTGCCCTTATATATTTTTATTGCAGATCCCACTCATGATATAAATTTCTTTATCCGCAACTACATTCATGCCATTGAATACCTGCTTATTTTTTATTTGAATTATTTCTGGCTGGTACCCAAATTGCTTTTTAAAAGCAAACAGAAGTTATACTTCATCGCTGCCTCCCTTCTGATTATTCTCATATATCTTATTTTTCAACCGGTTGATGATCACCTGGTACCACATGACTTTAACTTTGAAAAAGAGATGAATGCCCTGGCAATCAAGTACAGGATTCCCCGCCCCTCCTTTAAATGGCATATTTACAATTATTTTATTACCTCCATGCTTGTGACAGGTTTCAGTATGGGCCTGAAAATGTCCAATAAACTGATTCAGAATGAAAAAGAGAAAAAAGAACTGGAGAAAGAACGGTTGAATTCCGAACTGGCTTTCCTAAAAAACCAGATCAGCCCACATTTTTTCTTCAACACACTTAACAATATTTACTCGCTGATTCAAATTAATACTGACGATGCACAAAAAGCAGTATCACGCCTGTCAAAGCTTATGCGTTACCTGCTATACGAATCTGAAAGCGGCAATACCACCCTCAGCCGGGAAATAGAATTTATGCGCAATTACATCAACCTGATGGAATTACGGCTGACCAACAAAGTAAAATTTACTGTTTCTTTTCCCCAGGACTTTTCTGATGTCGAAATTCCACCCTTGTTATTTATACCCTTCCTTGAAAACGCCTTTAAGCACGGCATAAGCTACCGCGATTCTTCTTTCATCGATATATCGATGAAAATCGATTCCAATCAGCTTACCTTTAATTGCAGCAACAGTATTTACGGTAAAACCCAAAATGAAATTGAAAATCAGGAAGGCATTGGCCTTGAAAATGTCAGGAAACGGCTGAATTTGCTTTTCCCCGACAGGCATCACCTTTCGATTTTACAGGAAGAAAATATCTTTTCCGTACTTCTGACTATACAACTTAATAAATAA